A genomic region of Spirochaetota bacterium contains the following coding sequences:
- the hydE gene encoding [FeFe] hydrogenase H-cluster radical SAM maturase HydE: MSIVSSVNAICTKDNVDINDCEFILSITDSDAVNEIFTIARSITDTISGRKIYLRGLIEVSNICRKNCYYCGIRRDNAKIQRYTLSFDEIALAIQYCYEAGFGSIVLQAGEQSGENFISLITRSIQYAKRISNGKLGITLSLGEQTEDTYRKWFEAGADRYLLRIETSDPFLYAMLHPKDHSFNKRLDCLYTLQKIGYQVGTGVMIGVPGQTITHLAQDVLFFKRMDVDMIGMGPYVVHPDTPTGTIAQNHYNKTKIVQRTLLMIALTRIVCRDVNIASTTALEVLDGTAVLNSFYAGANVKMINVTPEHYKRYYDLYQGKTEAGVAAHQQFEQLITKHGFAIAYYSKGDPVHFYTRREQCR; the protein is encoded by the coding sequence ATGTCTATTGTTAGTAGTGTGAATGCAATTTGTACAAAAGACAATGTTGATATAAATGATTGTGAATTTATATTGTCTATTACTGACAGCGATGCGGTTAATGAAATCTTTACGATTGCACGCAGTATAACAGATACAATTTCAGGAAGGAAAATATATTTACGTGGATTGATTGAAGTTTCTAATATATGCAGAAAAAACTGCTATTACTGTGGCATACGAAGAGATAATGCAAAGATACAACGGTATACCTTATCGTTTGATGAAATAGCATTGGCTATTCAGTATTGTTATGAAGCGGGTTTTGGTTCAATTGTGTTACAGGCAGGAGAACAATCGGGAGAAAATTTTATATCACTTATTACTAGATCTATTCAATATGCAAAAAGAATTAGCAATGGAAAGTTAGGCATTACTTTGTCATTGGGTGAACAAACGGAAGACACCTACAGAAAGTGGTTTGAAGCCGGTGCTGATAGGTATTTACTGAGAATTGAAACATCAGATCCTTTTTTATATGCAATGCTGCATCCCAAAGACCATTCGTTTAATAAACGTCTTGATTGTCTTTATACATTACAAAAGATTGGATATCAGGTGGGGACGGGAGTGATGATAGGTGTTCCCGGGCAAACAATCACTCATCTGGCACAAGATGTTCTTTTTTTCAAAAGGATGGATGTGGATATGATTGGTATGGGACCTTATGTAGTGCATCCAGATACTCCAACAGGAACTATCGCACAAAATCATTATAATAAAACAAAAATAGTGCAACGTACGTTACTTATGATTGCATTGACCCGCATAGTATGCAGGGATGTGAATATTGCTTCCACGACTGCACTTGAAGTGCTTGATGGTACTGCAGTGCTTAATAGTTTTTATGCAGGAGCCAATGTCAAGATGATAAATGTTACTCCTGAGCATTATAAACGCTACTACGATTTGTACCAGGGTAAAACTGAAGCAGGGGTAGCTGCTCATCAACAATTTGAACAACTTATAACAAAACACGGATTTGCAATTGCATATTACTCAAAAGGTGATCCCGTACATTTTTATACCAGGAGAGAACAATGTCGGTAG